CGGGTACTTCATCCGGCCTGGCGTTGATACGCAGCTCCACGCCAAATTCCTTCAGCGTGGACATCACCTCGCGGTAGAAGTCGGCCACGGTACGCGGCTCCAGCTTCACGGGCCGCGTCTGCCCGTCGCTGGTGTCGATTACCAGCCGGTGGTCCAGGAAGTCGAAGCGCATCTCCACCAGCCGCGCTCCTTGCCGCATCGTCGAGGTAGTGAGCCCGCGCGGCGTCACGTACAGGGTCACATGCCAGAAGTGATTCACCGCAGGCGTAAGCGCCATGCGGACTTTGCCTACGATCTGCGTCCACATGTGCAGCGTCGCGTAGGTGTCCTTCCACGCCTCCAGCGGCAGCGCCGGCCAGGGCTCCAACGGTACTTTGGAAACTGCGCTCATGCGGATGGCTCCCGGTTCCGAAGTGCGGACCATGGCGGATTATAGACGGCATCCAGTTCGCAGTTCACAGATCACAGTTCGCAAATGCCTCTGCGCCGTAGCCCAGGTGGATGCCTGCGGATCTTCCACAGCTCCGTGGAGATGCCTCGGCAAGGACGCCTGGCAACTTTCTGGAGCGGGCGCGAGCCCTAACGCTTTCGTGCTGGTATGAGCGGTCGATCGCCTGGAATCGGATCTGGGGTAACGGTTGGCAAATACGCGACGCCATCAAAGTCACTTGCAAGCATGAATGGCCGGAACGCTTCCGCAGCGTCGGTCCCTGGCTTGAACAGACCACCCACCCAATGCATCCGCCGCGGGATGGCAAACCACTCGGGCAGCTGCTGGGGCTGGCACCCCCACGCTGCCAAAGCAGCTTCTGGTCGCCGCGAAAACAGTGCTTCAATCGCACCTTTCGGTGCCGGCGGAAGTGTCGAAACCGCCAGCCTGTCCTCAGCGTCGTTAGGAATCTGCGCGACAAATCCTCCTTGCCCGAATGTCACTGCGATGGCCGAGTATCCGCACCCCAGCACGTCGCGCAGCAGTCCGCCTGCCGTTGCAGTCGATCCGCTCGGATGAACGACATGAGCGTTGTGCGCCCAATACACCGCTCGGGATTCAGGTCCAGCCTCCTGCAAGGCGCGCAGGATCCGATTCGCCATATACCAGTCCCGTGAGTGATGGATCGTGCCATCGTCTCCGCTGGAATTGAAGTCGGCAAATTCCACGAGCGTCTCCGTCGCCTGCTGAGCTGCCTCAAACTCGGTTCCGAACCGCGCCCGGAGAAGCGGACCATCCACATCCAACATCGCCTTCACCTCCAACAGGAATTGCCTCGCGGCGGAATTCACTCCCGAGTCCCCGAAGACCTGCGTCTGCTCGTCGGCCGCGTTCAGTTCTGCCGCGACCTCTTTCCAGCGCTTTACAGCGTTCTCACCGTAGGCTTTCTCAATGAGCCGGCCGAGGATCTCCCGAGAATCCTCGTTGTCCTGTGCGTCGATTCCCACGATTTGCACCTGATCCATGGGATGCTTGATGTTCCATGACCGGACCCACTCAACAAGATCTGCCTGGCTGCGCCTTCCGATCCACCCGACCTCGATGCGCTTCGTTATTTCATCGCTTTTCGGCACTTCGCCACTGACATAGGGGGCAAGGTATCGGAAGCGGCTCTCGCTGCCTTCGATGGCGACGATGCGATACCCATTGCGTTCAATGAGGCGCCTCGTGAGCGAAAGGCGAAAGTCGCCGAACTCACGGCTTCCATGCGTCGCTTCCCCAATTCCGAGGACCCGTGTTTCGCGCAGCAGTCCCTCAAGGGTCGGCAGACTCGAACTCTCTGGGATGATCCCTGATACCGGGATAGAGCGGCTGTTCTCAAGTAACCACTCTTGCGCCTGCTCGATCACCTTGGCGGTCTGCTCGGCGTTGCGCACGGACGAGAACTCCAGCCGGTACTGTCCGCTCGGCTCCTTTTCGTCGAAAGGACGCACTCGGATGGTGTAGTCGGCAGAGTCGCTCGCTTCGAATTCGATGATCTCGTCTCCGTTTCGGCCGGTGGGACTGTCAAAGGAGCCAACGACGTTTCCGCTCGGAGCGATTACATCGACGACTACATCCACCCCAACCTGCCGCACAACAAGCAGCGCTGTGTCGCCGCGCTCGAGTTTCATGGAATACGCGTGGCTGTGTCCCGGCGCTAGCGTGACGGTGAAAGACGAGCCAGGATGAATTGCGGATTCAGGTTGTTTCTGTCCTGCAGAAAACAGGGCCGTGCGTGCGACAAGGGATAACATCACTAGAAGAGGCCACATGACCATTCGACACCTGCGGACAGCGATTGCTCGGGACGAGGAACTCGCCGGCAAGGACACGTACCGAGGGCAGCCAGCCCGGCTCTTGCCTCAAGCGAGGTGTTAGACGCGCACCAGGAATCAACGTCATCGTCGAATAGGCGTTTCGCCCCACGCCTGATTCGCAGATCACAGTTCACAAATGTCTCTGTGCTCCTCCGCGCCCTCTGTGGTTAACTCTTTCCCTTCATGACTCGGCCCCGCCTCATCGCCCTGTGCTTCCTGTTTCTCTTCCTGGCGCAGGCTTTCTGGATGGCCGACGGGCGCCGGGTAGACGAGGAAGAACTCGCCGCCGGGAACGCCTCCAGCTCGCCCATCGTGCGCCTTGCCGCCCACCCCGGCTTTTGGCTTGAACTGACCCTTTGGAAGGCTGACCCCCGGCTGCCGCGGCTGTCCTTCATCGTCTTCGGCCTGCTGCTCGGCGGATCGCTCTGGTACGTCGCCCATCGCCTCTACGGCAATCGCGGCGGATACATCGCGCTCGCGCTCTACTGCTTCTCGCCGCTCTCCATCCTGGCCGCGGCCCGCATCGGCCCCGATGCCCCCGCGGCCTGGGGCTTTTACGGCACCGTCTTCTACGCTATCGCGCTCTCACACACGCTCGACGCTTCTGCGCGCGACCGCCTGCTCCGCGCCGCGCTCTTCGGCCTCTCGCTCGGCCTGGCTGCTGCGGCGCTCTATCCCGCCGCGCTCGGCCTGCTGCCCGCCCTGGCCTTCCTGTTCTACCTCGCGCCCCACCGCCGGGCTGCCGCGCTCGTCTGGGCCGCCTTGAGTGTTGCGATTGCCGGCGGCCTCTTTGGTGGCGTGCATCTCTGGGCAGGGATGGATCTTGTGGCCTCGCTGCGTGTCGGCTATTTCCTTGCTTTTCGTCCGCGCGTCGCCTCGGGCGGCATACCTTGGCCGGCCGTGGTGCCGCTGTTCCTTGCCTGTCTCCCCGCCTTGCTCCTCTTCGGCCTCGCGCTTCTTACCGTCTTCCGCTCGCGCCGCTCCCGCTACTTCGGCAACCTCGCGCCTTTGGCGATAGGACTGCCTTTGGCACTGCTGGCCCTGGCCACACCTTTCTACCTCAGCGTCCGCAACCTGGTGCTCGCCTTGCCCTTCCTGTGCCTGTTCGTCGCCGGCGTCTTCGCCGATCTGCTGGAAGAAGAGTTCGAAGGCCCGCCCTCGCGCTTGGCCCGCGCCGTCCTGCTCGTAACCCTCGCGCTCAACGCCCTCGCCTGCCTCTGGCTCCTGCCTCGGTTCTAAGAGCCTGCAACAACGAGCCTCCCCCGGAATCGCAGCGGCCAAATATCCGCGAGGCCCGTTATACGTCCAAGTGTCGGGGCTATAATGCGCGCCAGCGATGGGGCTCGCTACTGGCACAAAGCTCGGTCCGTATGAGATCCAATCTCCTCTCGGCGCGGGCGGCATGGGCGAGGTGTATCGCGCCCGCGATACAAGGTTAGAGCGGACGGTCGCCATCAAGGTACTGCCACAGCATCTATCCTCGGATCCGGAACGCAAGCAGCGTTTCGAGCGTGAAGCCAGGGCCATTTCCAGCCTGAATCATCCCCACATTTGTACGTTGCACGACGTCGGCAGCCAGGGCGGCGTGGACTTTCTCGTGATGGAGCACCTGGAAGGGGAAACCCTGGCACAGAAGCTGTTCCGGGGCGCATTGCCGACCCAGCAACTGTTGAAGATCGGGATGGAGATTGCCGACGCTCTGGACAAGGCGCACCGGCAGGGCGTCGTGCACCGCGATCTGAAGCCGGGGAACGTGATGCTGACCAAGTCCGGGGCAAAGCTGCTGGACTTCGGGCTGGCCAAGCCGACAGGTGCGGCGGCACCGTCGAGCGCAGCGGGGGCGACGGCCATCACAGCACCCGACCCGGTGAGTCCTGTCACTCCGCTGACGCAGCAGGGCATGGTGGTGGGAACGTTCCAGTACATGTCGCCGGAGCAGATCGAGGGCAAGGAAGCGGACGCGCGTACGGACATCTTTGCGCTGGGCGCAGTGCTCTACGAGATGGCGACGGGGAGGCGGGCGTTCGATGGCAAGAGCCAGATCAGCGTGGCCAGCGCGATTCTGGAGAAAGAGCCAGAGCCCATCTCGAAGGCGCAGCCGATGACGCCGCCGGCGCTGGAGCACGTGGTGAAGACCTGCCTGGCCAAGGACCCGGAGGAGCGCTGGCAGAGTGCCAGCGACATCGTACGCGAGCTGAAGTGGATTGCCGAAGCACCCGTCGCAATTGCGCCGTTAATCCCGGCAGCGCCGCGGAAGCACTGGCGCGAGTGGGGGTTGGCGCTGCTTGTCGGCGCGGCGATGGTCGGCGCGTCCTGGTGGATCAGTGCCCGCTCTTCCGACCGGAAGCAGGCGCCGATGCATTTGCGTATTGCGTCGGCGCCTGGAGCCATACCCGGCGCGGGATTTCACACCCAAACGTTTGCCATCTCACCGGACGGCAACTGGATTATTTACGTCGTGTCGCGGGGTGGGAGGCAGCATCTGTTTCTGCGCGAACTTCGGGAGTCTGAGGGGAAACTGATCAACGGCACGGAGGATGCCGAGTACCCGTTCTTTTCTCCCGACAGCCTATGGATTGGCTTCAATTCAGGTAACACATTGAAAAAGGTACCGGTCAGTGGCGGCTCCCCGGTCGCCATCTGTACTCTGCCGGGGGCATTCGCCGGAGGGGGGACAGGATTCATCGGTGGCGCTTGGGGCCCGGATAACACCATCGTCTTCATACCCCAGTTCAATGCCGGCATCTGGACTGTGTCCGCAGGTGGAGGTACACCGCGGCTTCTGCTGAAGACCGATGCACAAAAGGACCGCATTGCGTACCTCTTCCCACAGATCCTGCCTGACAACAAGGGCATTCTGTTTACCTCGGCCCCAGCCCGCGCCATGAAAGCGGACGAAGAGGACATCGCCGTGCTGGAGCCGGGCGCGGCAGAACCACGGATTCTGATCCGCGGCGGGAACAATGGGCGATACGTTCGTACAGGACATCTCCTCTATGCTCGGGGTGGCGCGCTGCTGGCCGTTCCATTCGATCTTTCCCGGCTCGCCGTGACCGGAACGCCGGTTTCCGTCACCGGTGGTTTGGAGACGGACGCGGTCGGCCACTCCATGTACTCCGTATCAGCGGATGGGATGCTGGTCTACGAGCCCAGATCGGGTCTGAAAGGCGGGCCCAGGTTGGCGATGGTGGATCGCAAAGGTGAGGTTCGGCTGATTACGGACGGTAGCGATCATCCGCTGGAGTTTTCTCTCTCCCCCGACGGCCGGTCTGTCGTTGCGGCGGTGATTGCAGTCAACAACGATCTTTGGACCTACGACGTCGCCCATGGAACGCCGCTTCGCCTGACTTTCAAGCCTGGAGACGAGATCTTCCCGCAATGGACCCCGGATGGGACTCGGGTCGCGTTCGGCACACGGGTTGGCAAGATCTTTTGGAAATCGGCAGACGGCAGCGGAGAACCGAAGGAGATCTCGGCTGGCGAGTACCCACGGTATCCGGGGTCCTTTTCACCGGACGGCAAGACGCTGGCATTCGTGGAAATTCATCCTTCCCGGCAGCGGGACATCTGGCTGATGCCGCTCGACGGCGACCGAAAGGCACAACCCTTTCAAACTACGGACGCCGATGAATGGGCGCCGAAATTCTCACCCGATGGACGCTGGCTCGCCTACGTTTCCAACGAAACCGGCCGGGATGAAGTCTATGTCCGCCCAGTTGGCTCACCCGGCGGAAGAAAGCGGATTTCGACCGAGGGCGGTACGTGGCCGGCTTGGGCCCGCAACGGGCGGGAACTTTTCTTCCTGAAGGGCGACAAACTCGCCGCAGTCACCCTGGACGTGCAAGGCAGCCCGGTTGGCCGGGAGCATGTGGTCTTGGATGCGCCGAAGTTTGGCGATCTGCAGTTTCAGGCAGACCCTCCCTTTTATGACGTCATGCCGGACGGAGAACATTTCGTGATGCTGCTGAATCCGCAATATCCATCACCCACGCACTACAACATCGTTGTCCATTGGTTTGAAGAGCTCAAGCAATTGGTTCCGACCCGTTAGGCGGCCCGCCACGGCGCACCGGCCGGCGGCGTTTCGGCCCCGGCATCGTCGTTCCGCGCCTGTATTGACGCGGCCGAGCGGAGTATGATGGAGCCATGCGCCGCTGGTTCGGGGCCGTTTTGATGGCTGGTCTGGTCGCTGCGACCGCCGCCGCCCAGATCCACGGCGTGCCGCCCTCGGTAACCTCCATCGGTACTGGCCCGACGCCCCTCACTCCCGGCGTTCCCGCCAGCGTCACTTCACTCGGCCCTGCCGGCTTCACCGGTGCCCGCATCACGCAGTCGGCGCCCCAGATGCCGCACGATCGCATCCCGCGCTTCGTGACTCCGGTGTTCTTCCCCTGGTACAGCAATTACACGCCCGCGCCGCAGCCGGTCGTGGTCGTGGTGGAACAACCGGCGCCCGTCGTCGTCATGCCGGAGCGCGAGAGCGAAGACCGTCCGCCGGAACTGATCATCCTGGAGCGCGAGGGCGATCGCTACGTGCGCCGCAACTACTCGCGCCTCGAGCCCGCCCGAAATGAAGACGAAGGTGGGCAAGACTCGCGCCGCTCTCGCCGCGCCGATTCCGATCGTCCCGCTGACCGCCGCCAGCGCGCTGTGCAGGAGGACGAAGAGCGCCCCCGCGAACTCCCGCCCGCCGTCCTGGTCTTCCTCGACGGCAAGCGCAGCGAGGTGACGAATTTCGCCATCGTGGGCCCGGTGCTCTACGACCTCTCCGACCGCCGCTCCCGCAAGATCCAGCTCGCTGAACTCGATCTCCCCGCCACTATCGCCGCCAACGACGAGCGCGGCATCGCCTTCCGCTTGCCTCCCGCCTCCTCGCCCAATCAGGTCATCACCCGCCCGTAGCATCAGGCTTAAGCACAGACGCACCAAGGGACATGAGGTGCCGCCGCTTCTTCTGCGGTCACACTTTCTTTGGGCTCGACGGGGCAAGCGAGTCCACCGAACCCACCCGAAACTTCGTGTTCCTTCGTGCCCTTTGTGGTTAAGAAAAGGCCCCGTTTCGTGCTAGAATGTAGTCGGCTCATCTGGCGGTTAACATCCAGTAAATGCAAGCAGTTACGGTACATCGCGGCGCTTCCCCAACCGGCCGCTCCCGGCCTTTCTCCGCCTTGATTCTGGCTGTTCACTGGGTACTAGGTACTGGGCACTGGCAACTGACTGAGAACCGAGAACTGAGAACTCATCATGGCTGACGAGCAGAACCCCGTTCTTCCCTTCGATCCCGAGGGCGGCCAACCGCCCGCCACCGGCGGTCCCGGCGGACCTACCGGTCCCGGCGCCGCCAATCTCCTCCCCATCAACATCGAGGAGGAGATGCGCCGCTCGTATCTCGACTATTCCATGTCGGTCATCATCGGGCGGGCGCTGCCCGATGTGTACGACGGCCTGAAGCCCGTGCATCGTCGCGTGCTCTACGCCATGTATCAGGAGGGACTGCTCCACAACAAGCGCTACTCCAAGTGCGCCGGCGTGGTGGGCGAGACGCTGAAGCGCTACCACCCGCACAATCCGGAAGCGCTCTACGACGCGCTGGTCCGCATGGCGCAGGATTTCACCATGCGCTATCCGCTGGTGGACGGCCAGGGAAACTTCGGCTCGGTCGATGGCGACCCGCCCGCGGCCATGCGATACACCGAGTGCCGCATGACCCGCATCGCCGAGGAGCTGCTCGCCGATATCGACAAGGACACCGTCGATATGGCGCCCAACTACGACAACTCGACGGTCGAGCCCACCGTGCTCCCCACCAAAGTTCCCAACCTGCTGGTCAACGGGGCCAGCGGCATCGCCGTCGGCATGGCCACCAATATCCCGCCACACAATCTCACGGAGATCGTGGACGCCACCATCCTGCTGGTGAACAAGCCGGATGCGGGCCTGGGCGAAGTGCTGAAGATCGTGCAGGGGCCGGACTTCCCCACCGCCGGATTCATCCACGGGCGCAGCGGCATCCAGGAGGCCTACAAGACCGGGCGCGGGCGCTTCATGATGCGCGCCAAGTCGGGCATCGAGCGCATGGGCAAGGAGCGCGAGGCCATCGTGGTCACCGAGATCCCGTACCAGATCAACAAGTCGAAGCTCATCGAGCGCATCGCGCAGTTGGTGAATGACAAAGTCGTGGACGACGTTTCGGACATTCGTGACGAGAGCGACCGCGACGGCATGCGCATCGTCATCGAGCTGAAGCGCGGCGCCGAGGCCCAGATCATCCTGAACCAGCTCTACAAGCACACCCAGATGCAGGAGTCGTTCTCGATGATCTTCCTGGCCGTGGTCAACGGCCAGCCCAAAGAGATGGGGCTGGTGGAGGCCATCCAGCACTTCATCGACCACCGCGTGGACGTAGTGCGCCGGCGCACCGTGTTCCTGCTCATGCGGGCGCGCGAGCGCGAGCACATCCTCGAAGGCTACAAGATCGCGCTCGACAACCTGGACCAGATCATCAAGCTGATCCGCGGCAGCGCCTCGCGCCAGGAAGCCAAGCAGGCCCTGCTCGAGGCCAAGCTCAAGATCACCGACAAGGAGATCCTGGAGCACAGCGGGCGCGGCGGCTCGCTCACGCCGCGGCAGGCGGACGCCATCCTCGAACTGCAGCTCTACCGCCTCACCAGGCTCTCCACCGACGAGATCCTCGCCGAACTCAAGGAAGTGCGCGAGCGCATCGCCGAGTACGAATCCATCCTCGCCTCGGAGAAGAAGCTGCGCGGCGTGATCGTGAAAGAGCTGGAAGAGGTGAAGAAGAACTACGGCGACGCGCGCCGCACCGTCATCCAGGACGAGACCGCGGAGATCACCATCGAAGACCTCATCGCCGACGAGCAGGTGGCGGTGACGGTGTCGCACTCCGGGTACCTGAAGCGCACGCCCATCTCCACCTACCGGCAGCAGAAGCGCGGCGGCACCGGACGCATCGGCATGCGCACCCGCGACGAGGACTTCGTCGAGCAGCTCATCATCGCCTCCACGCACGCGTACCTGCTGGTGTTCACCAACACCGGGCGCGTCTACTGGCTGAAAGTGTACGAAGTGCCCGACGTGGGGCCCGCGGGCAAGGGCAAGGCCATCGCCAGCCTGGTTTCATTGCAGCCCGGCGAGAGCGTGCGCGCCATCCTGAACGTCCGCGACCTGGAAGAAGAAGGCCGGTACGTATTCTTCGCCACCCGCAACGGCACGGTGAAGAAGAGCGAGCTGAAGGATTTCTCCAACGTGATGTCGCGCGGCATCATCGCCATCGGCATCGACAAGGGCGATGAACTGGTGGCGGCGCGGCTCACCGACGGCAACCAGATCGTCTTCCTGGCCTCGCACGAAGGCATGGCGATCCGCTTCGAAGAGAGCGACGTGCGCCCCATGGGCCGCCCCGCCTACGGCGTCCGCGGCATGGACATGGGCAAGGGCGACTACATCGTGGGCATGGCCGTGACTCCGAAAGAAGAGCCTGCGCCGGCCGGAAAGAAGAACGGCAAGGCCAAGGCTGAAGGTGAAGCCGAGGGCGCCGCTGAGATCGAAGAACACTACACCATGATCCTCTCGGTGACCGAGAACGGCTACGGCAAGCGCACCGACGTGGGCGAGTACCGGCTGCAGTCGCGCGGC
This genomic window from Terriglobales bacterium contains:
- a CDS encoding erythromycin esterase family protein; this translates as MKLERGDTALLVVRQVGVDVVVDVIAPSGNVVGSFDSPTGRNGDEIIEFEASDSADYTIRVRPFDEKEPSGQYRLEFSSVRNAEQTAKVIEQAQEWLLENSRSIPVSGIIPESSSLPTLEGLLRETRVLGIGEATHGSREFGDFRLSLTRRLIERNGYRIVAIEGSESRFRYLAPYVSGEVPKSDEITKRIEVGWIGRRSQADLVEWVRSWNIKHPMDQVQIVGIDAQDNEDSREILGRLIEKAYGENAVKRWKEVAAELNAADEQTQVFGDSGVNSAARQFLLEVKAMLDVDGPLLRARFGTEFEAAQQATETLVEFADFNSSGDDGTIHHSRDWYMANRILRALQEAGPESRAVYWAHNAHVVHPSGSTATAGGLLRDVLGCGYSAIAVTFGQGGFVAQIPNDAEDRLAVSTLPPAPKGAIEALFSRRPEAALAAWGCQPQQLPEWFAIPRRMHWVGGLFKPGTDAAEAFRPFMLASDFDGVAYLPTVTPDPIPGDRPLIPARKR
- a CDS encoding glycosyltransferase family 39 protein, which encodes MADGRRVDEEELAAGNASSSPIVRLAAHPGFWLELTLWKADPRLPRLSFIVFGLLLGGSLWYVAHRLYGNRGGYIALALYCFSPLSILAAARIGPDAPAAWGFYGTVFYAIALSHTLDASARDRLLRAALFGLSLGLAAAALYPAALGLLPALAFLFYLAPHRRAAALVWAALSVAIAGGLFGGVHLWAGMDLVASLRVGYFLAFRPRVASGGIPWPAVVPLFLACLPALLLFGLALLTVFRSRRSRYFGNLAPLAIGLPLALLALATPFYLSVRNLVLALPFLCLFVAGVFADLLEEEFEGPPSRLARAVLLVTLALNALACLWLLPRF
- a CDS encoding protein kinase produces the protein MGLATGTKLGPYEIQSPLGAGGMGEVYRARDTRLERTVAIKVLPQHLSSDPERKQRFEREARAISSLNHPHICTLHDVGSQGGVDFLVMEHLEGETLAQKLFRGALPTQQLLKIGMEIADALDKAHRQGVVHRDLKPGNVMLTKSGAKLLDFGLAKPTGAAAPSSAAGATAITAPDPVSPVTPLTQQGMVVGTFQYMSPEQIEGKEADARTDIFALGAVLYEMATGRRAFDGKSQISVASAILEKEPEPISKAQPMTPPALEHVVKTCLAKDPEERWQSASDIVRELKWIAEAPVAIAPLIPAAPRKHWREWGLALLVGAAMVGASWWISARSSDRKQAPMHLRIASAPGAIPGAGFHTQTFAISPDGNWIIYVVSRGGRQHLFLRELRESEGKLINGTEDAEYPFFSPDSLWIGFNSGNTLKKVPVSGGSPVAICTLPGAFAGGGTGFIGGAWGPDNTIVFIPQFNAGIWTVSAGGGTPRLLLKTDAQKDRIAYLFPQILPDNKGILFTSAPARAMKADEEDIAVLEPGAAEPRILIRGGNNGRYVRTGHLLYARGGALLAVPFDLSRLAVTGTPVSVTGGLETDAVGHSMYSVSADGMLVYEPRSGLKGGPRLAMVDRKGEVRLITDGSDHPLEFSLSPDGRSVVAAVIAVNNDLWTYDVAHGTPLRLTFKPGDEIFPQWTPDGTRVAFGTRVGKIFWKSADGSGEPKEISAGEYPRYPGSFSPDGKTLAFVEIHPSRQRDIWLMPLDGDRKAQPFQTTDADEWAPKFSPDGRWLAYVSNETGRDEVYVRPVGSPGGRKRISTEGGTWPAWARNGRELFFLKGDKLAAVTLDVQGSPVGREHVVLDAPKFGDLQFQADPPFYDVMPDGEHFVMLLNPQYPSPTHYNIVVHWFEELKQLVPTR
- the gyrA gene encoding DNA gyrase subunit A, with amino-acid sequence MADEQNPVLPFDPEGGQPPATGGPGGPTGPGAANLLPINIEEEMRRSYLDYSMSVIIGRALPDVYDGLKPVHRRVLYAMYQEGLLHNKRYSKCAGVVGETLKRYHPHNPEALYDALVRMAQDFTMRYPLVDGQGNFGSVDGDPPAAMRYTECRMTRIAEELLADIDKDTVDMAPNYDNSTVEPTVLPTKVPNLLVNGASGIAVGMATNIPPHNLTEIVDATILLVNKPDAGLGEVLKIVQGPDFPTAGFIHGRSGIQEAYKTGRGRFMMRAKSGIERMGKEREAIVVTEIPYQINKSKLIERIAQLVNDKVVDDVSDIRDESDRDGMRIVIELKRGAEAQIILNQLYKHTQMQESFSMIFLAVVNGQPKEMGLVEAIQHFIDHRVDVVRRRTVFLLMRAREREHILEGYKIALDNLDQIIKLIRGSASRQEAKQALLEAKLKITDKEILEHSGRGGSLTPRQADAILELQLYRLTRLSTDEILAELKEVRERIAEYESILASEKKLRGVIVKELEEVKKNYGDARRTVIQDETAEITIEDLIADEQVAVTVSHSGYLKRTPISTYRQQKRGGTGRIGMRTRDEDFVEQLIIASTHAYLLVFTNTGRVYWLKVYEVPDVGPAGKGKAIASLVSLQPGESVRAILNVRDLEEEGRYVFFATRNGTVKKSELKDFSNVMSRGIIAIGIDKGDELVAARLTDGNQIVFLASHEGMAIRFEESDVRPMGRPAYGVRGMDMGKGDYIVGMAVTPKEEPAPAGKKNGKAKAEGEAEGAAEIEEHYTMILSVTENGYGKRTDVGEYRLQSRGGKGVINVKTTARNGKVSAIMLVSATSECMVISQFGKIIRVQTKEIREAGRSTQGVRLLQLEPGDKVAAAVVIPPEERNGNGTVQ